A genomic segment from Curtobacterium sp. MCSS17_007 encodes:
- a CDS encoding ATP-dependent Clp protease ATP-binding subunit, translating into MFERFTDRARRVVVLAQEEAKMLNHNYIGTEHILLGLIHEGEGVAAKALESLGISLDAVREQVQDIIGQGQQQPTGHIPFTPRAKKVLELSLREALQLGHNYIGTEHILLGLIREGEGVAAQVLVKLGADLNRVRQQVIQLLSGYQGKEAVAVGGEQQQNAQQGSQVLDQFGRNLTQAARDGKLDPVIGREKEMERVMQILSRRSKNNPVLIGEPGVGKTAVVEGLAQAIVKGDVPETLKDKQLYSLDLGSLIAGSRYRGDFEERLKKVTKEIRTRGDIIVFIDEIHTLVGAGAAEGAIDAASILKPLLARGELQTVGATTLDEYRKHFEKDAALERRFQPVQVNEPSLPHAINILKGLRDKYEAFHKVSITDGAIVAAANLADRYVQDRFLPDKAIDLIDEAGARLRLSILSAPPELREFDEKISTVRGQKEAAIEEQDFEKAASLRDEEKKLLGERLRLEKQWRAGDVAASGTVDEGIIAEVLAQATGIPVFKLTEEETSRLVFMEKALHERVIGQEEAISALSKTIRRTRAGLKDPNRPSGSFIFAGPTGVGKTELAKALAEFLFDDEGALISLDMSEFGEKHTVSRLFGAPPGFVGFEEGGQLTEKVRRKPFSVVLFDEIEKAHPDIFNSLLQVLEEGRLTDGQGRVVDFKNTVIIMTTNLGSQGIAGGPVGFQVEGDSAVGYDRMRSKVNEELKKHFKPEFLNRVDDTIVFPQLSQSELLQIVDLFVKRLSDRLLDRDMTVELTLAAKEQLIKVGFDPALGARPLRRAMQHEVEDQLSEHILQGELNAGDHVKVDFVDGKFDFETGRQPGREEVLAGAAAVESAETPQGEIES; encoded by the coding sequence ATGTTCGAGAGATTCACCGACCGAGCCCGTCGTGTTGTCGTCCTCGCTCAAGAAGAAGCGAAGATGCTCAACCACAACTACATCGGCACCGAGCACATCCTCCTCGGCCTCATCCACGAGGGCGAGGGCGTCGCCGCCAAGGCACTGGAGTCGCTCGGCATCTCGCTCGATGCCGTCCGCGAGCAGGTCCAGGACATCATCGGGCAGGGCCAGCAGCAGCCGACCGGGCACATCCCGTTCACGCCGCGCGCCAAGAAGGTGCTCGAGCTGTCCCTGCGCGAGGCGCTGCAGCTCGGCCACAACTACATCGGCACCGAGCACATCCTGCTCGGTCTCATCCGCGAGGGCGAGGGCGTCGCCGCCCAGGTCCTCGTCAAGCTCGGCGCGGACCTCAACCGCGTCCGTCAGCAGGTCATCCAGCTCCTGTCCGGCTACCAGGGCAAGGAAGCGGTCGCCGTCGGCGGCGAGCAGCAGCAGAACGCCCAGCAGGGTTCGCAGGTCCTCGACCAGTTCGGTCGGAACCTCACCCAGGCGGCGCGCGACGGCAAGCTCGACCCGGTCATCGGGCGCGAGAAGGAGATGGAGCGGGTCATGCAGATCCTCTCCCGCCGCTCCAAGAACAACCCCGTCCTGATCGGTGAGCCGGGCGTCGGCAAGACCGCGGTCGTCGAGGGCCTCGCCCAGGCGATCGTGAAGGGCGACGTCCCGGAGACGCTGAAGGACAAGCAGCTGTACTCGCTCGACCTCGGGTCGCTCATCGCCGGGTCCCGCTACCGCGGCGACTTCGAGGAGCGCCTGAAGAAGGTCACGAAGGAGATCCGCACCCGCGGCGACATCATCGTCTTCATCGACGAGATCCACACGCTCGTCGGTGCCGGTGCTGCCGAGGGCGCGATCGACGCCGCGTCGATCCTCAAGCCGCTCCTCGCCCGCGGTGAGCTGCAGACGGTCGGTGCGACCACGCTCGACGAGTACCGCAAGCACTTCGAGAAGGACGCCGCACTCGAGCGTCGCTTCCAGCCGGTGCAGGTCAACGAGCCGTCGCTACCGCACGCGATCAACATCCTCAAGGGCCTCCGCGACAAGTACGAGGCGTTCCACAAGGTGTCCATCACCGACGGTGCGATCGTCGCCGCGGCGAACCTGGCGGACCGCTACGTGCAGGACCGCTTCCTGCCGGACAAGGCCATCGACCTGATCGACGAGGCCGGCGCACGCCTGCGCCTGTCGATCCTGTCGGCGCCGCCGGAGCTCCGCGAGTTCGACGAGAAGATCTCGACGGTCCGCGGGCAGAAGGAAGCCGCGATCGAGGAGCAGGACTTCGAGAAGGCCGCGAGCCTGCGCGACGAGGAGAAGAAGCTCCTCGGCGAGCGTCTCCGCCTCGAGAAGCAGTGGCGTGCGGGTGACGTCGCCGCGTCCGGCACCGTCGACGAGGGCATCATCGCCGAGGTCCTGGCGCAGGCCACGGGCATCCCGGTGTTCAAGCTCACCGAAGAGGAGACCTCGCGTCTCGTCTTCATGGAGAAGGCCCTGCACGAGCGCGTCATCGGTCAGGAAGAGGCCATCTCGGCCCTCTCGAAGACCATCCGCCGCACCCGTGCCGGCCTGAAGGACCCCAACCGCCCCTCGGGCTCGTTCATCTTCGCCGGCCCCACGGGCGTCGGGAAGACCGAGCTCGCCAAGGCGCTCGCCGAGTTCCTGTTCGACGACGAGGGCGCGCTGATCTCCCTCGACATGTCGGAGTTCGGTGAGAAGCACACGGTCTCGCGACTCTTCGGTGCCCCTCCCGGGTTCGTCGGGTTCGAGGAGGGCGGCCAGCTCACCGAGAAGGTGCGCCGCAAGCCGTTCTCCGTGGTCCTGTTCGACGAGATCGAGAAGGCCCACCCGGACATCTTCAACTCGCTGCTGCAGGTCCTCGAAGAGGGTCGCCTGACCGATGGTCAGGGCCGCGTGGTCGACTTCAAGAACACCGTCATCATCATGACCACGAACCTCGGTTCGCAGGGCATCGCCGGTGGCCCGGTGGGCTTCCAGGTCGAGGGTGACTCGGCCGTCGGCTACGACCGCATGCGCTCGAAGGTGAACGAGGAGCTCAAGAAGCACTTCAAGCCGGAGTTCCTCAACCGCGTCGACGACACGATCGTGTTCCCGCAGCTCTCGCAGTCCGAGCTGCTGCAGATCGTGGACCTGTTCGTGAAGCGCCTGTCCGACCGTCTGCTGGACCGCGACATGACGGTGGAGCTCACGCTCGCCGCCAAGGAGCAGCTCATCAAGGTCGGCTTCGATCCGGCACTCGGTGCCCGACCGCTGCGTCGCGCGATGCAGCACGAGGTCGAGGACCAGCTGTCCGAGCACATCCTGCAGGGTGAGCTCAACGCCGGCGACCACGTGAAGGTCGACTTCGTCGACGGCAAGTTCGACTTCGAGACCGGGCGGCAGCCGGGTCGCGAGGAGGTCCTCGCCGGGGCGGCCGCGGTCGAGTCCGCGGAGACCCCGCAGGGCGAGATCGAGTCCTAG